The following coding sequences lie in one Micropterus dolomieu isolate WLL.071019.BEF.003 ecotype Adirondacks linkage group LG15, ASM2129224v1, whole genome shotgun sequence genomic window:
- the si:ch211-198a12.6 gene encoding zinc finger protein 883 isoform X1 yields MSSGASYTHRPREEDTHSGLTSLSTACKALLSPEFEAVKRFSFFLLQSKVKRQKGLLTDQSISAALNKTNYTPRFLLVSSPGRKTEVVGLECVLMAESETECDTPGLDTLGSECVIAHSHVDLHYGAETEIMTEEKRGLELEIHGSDLKIQGLGTELGAVACVDAIVAESDHDYIKVEHGEMHCFTGAEIKTTGSEALLGEVLLKTESEHVVKVESDHGGELTVESENGVIIHEAHGLQCNECGEIFGSIADLHQHFEIHKDLNPYICVHCGESFAVEASLKQHMKIHMKEKPYVPPGVEIMGKDVIDAYSLKSHQMIHLPDKPHRCSECGKSFAAAITLREHMKMHSEDKPYKCTQCRKSFVRRRHLKKHQEVHAREKPYTCGQCGKGFATTSNLKQHQKTHAAVVLGDKPHRCAQCGKCFAAAATLREHQRIHSGEKPYKCNMCRKSFVRKRHLKKHQQVHAGGKPYTCRHCNKGFNHSSSLSRHHKTHLQNPVFSPPQPGKTMSYGTPPKQRVHQQGDKPYMCHHCDKGFNHSSSLSRHQRVHSEGKSYTCTHCGKRFNHSSSLARHQRVHLENKQQQQQPQPPQPQPQQYSTIPTGKGFPNNAFPKQRILSVEKPYRCSQCGKGFNHSSSLSRHHRIHVDQ; encoded by the coding sequence GTCTGCTTACTGACCAGAGCATCAGCGCTGCactgaacaaaacaaactataCACCCCGATTCCTTCTTGTGTCATCGCCCGGCAGGAAAACGGAGGTCGTGGGGCTGGAGTGTGTGCTCATGGCGGAGTCAGAGACTGAATGTGACACACCCGGCCTTGACACGCTTGGGTCGGAGTGTGTCATAGCCCACAGCCATGTCGACCTGCATTATGGAGCAGAAACTGAGATCATGACAGAAGAAAAGCGTGGATTGGAGCTGGAGATCCATGGCTCAGACTTAAAGATCCAGGGACTGGGGACAGAGCTCGGAGCTGTAGCATGCGTGGATGCAATTGTAGCCGAGTCAGACCACGATTACATTAAGGTGGAACATGGTGAGATGCACTGTTTCACTGGGGCAGAAATCAAGACGACAGGAAGTGAGGCTCTGCTGGGAGAGGTGCTGCTTAAGACGGAAAGCGAGCATGTGGTGAAAGTAGAGTCTGACCATGGTGGGGAGTTGACAGTAGAGTCTGAGAATGGTGTAATTATACATGAAGCCCACGGTCTGCAATGCAACGAATGTGGAGAGATTTTTGGCAGCATAGCTGATCTTCACCAACACTTTGAGATCCATAAAGACCTAAACCCTTACATCTGTGTCCACTGTGGTGAGAGCTTTGCTGTGGAGGCCAGCCTCAAGCAGCACATGAAGATTCACATGAAAGAAAAGCCCTATGTTCCCCCTGGAGTTGAGATAATGGGGAAAGATGTTATTGATGCCTACAGCCTGAAGTCTCATCAAATGATTCATTTGCCAGACAAACCCCACCGATGCTCAGAGTGCGGTAAGAGCTTTGCTGCAGCCATCACACTGAGAGAACACATGAAGATGCATTCAGAGGACAAACCCTACAAGTGCACCCAGTGTAGGAAGAGCTTTGTCCGCAGGAGGCATCTGAAAAAGCACCAGGAGGTCCATGCGCGTGAGAAGCCATATACCTGCGGCCAGTGTGGCAAGGGCTTCGCTACAACTTCGAATCTGAAGCAGCATCAGAAGACGCACGCTGCAGTCGTGCTCGGAGACAAACCCCACAGGTGCGCACAATGTGGAAAGTGTTTTGCGGCTGCTGCCACTCTGAGAGAGCACCAGAGGATCCACTCAGGTGAGAAGCCATACAAATGCAACATGTGTAGGAAGAGTTTTGTCCGCAAACGCCATCTGAAGAAGCACCAGCAAGTCCATGCCGGAGGGAAGCCCTATACCTGCAGACATTGCAACAAGGGCTTCAAtcactcttcttctctctctcgccaCCACAAAACCCACCTGCAGAATCCAGTGTTTTCTCCACCCCAGCCTGGGAAAACCATGTCCTACGGCACCCCCCCGAAGCAGAGGGTGCACCAGCAGGGAGACAAGCCCTACATGTGCCACCATTGTGATAAGGGTTTCAATCATTCCTCTTCCCTGTCCCGGCACCAAAGAGTCCACTCGGAGGGAAAGAGTTATACCTGCACCCACTGTGGCAAAAGATTCAATCACTCCTCCTCCCTTGCTAGACATCAGAGAGTTCACTTGGAGaacaaacagcaacagcagcagccgcAACCACCGCAGCCGCAACCACAGCAGTACAGCACCATTCCCACAGGGAAGGGATTCCCTAACAACGCCTTTCCAAAACAGCGCATCCTGTCAGTTGAAAAACCTTACAGGTGCTCCCAGTGTGGAAAAGGCTTTAACCATTCATCTTCCCTCTCCAGACACCATAGGATTCATGTAGATCAGTGA
- the si:ch211-198a12.6 gene encoding zinc finger protein 883 isoform X2, with the protein MAESETECDTPGLDTLGSECVIAHSHVDLHYGAETEIMTEEKRGLELEIHGSDLKIQGLGTELGAVACVDAIVAESDHDYIKVEHGEMHCFTGAEIKTTGSEALLGEVLLKTESEHVVKVESDHGGELTVESENGVIIHEAHGLQCNECGEIFGSIADLHQHFEIHKDLNPYICVHCGESFAVEASLKQHMKIHMKEKPYVPPGVEIMGKDVIDAYSLKSHQMIHLPDKPHRCSECGKSFAAAITLREHMKMHSEDKPYKCTQCRKSFVRRRHLKKHQEVHAREKPYTCGQCGKGFATTSNLKQHQKTHAAVVLGDKPHRCAQCGKCFAAAATLREHQRIHSGEKPYKCNMCRKSFVRKRHLKKHQQVHAGGKPYTCRHCNKGFNHSSSLSRHHKTHLQNPVFSPPQPGKTMSYGTPPKQRVHQQGDKPYMCHHCDKGFNHSSSLSRHQRVHSEGKSYTCTHCGKRFNHSSSLARHQRVHLENKQQQQQPQPPQPQPQQYSTIPTGKGFPNNAFPKQRILSVEKPYRCSQCGKGFNHSSSLSRHHRIHVDQ; encoded by the coding sequence ATGGCGGAGTCAGAGACTGAATGTGACACACCCGGCCTTGACACGCTTGGGTCGGAGTGTGTCATAGCCCACAGCCATGTCGACCTGCATTATGGAGCAGAAACTGAGATCATGACAGAAGAAAAGCGTGGATTGGAGCTGGAGATCCATGGCTCAGACTTAAAGATCCAGGGACTGGGGACAGAGCTCGGAGCTGTAGCATGCGTGGATGCAATTGTAGCCGAGTCAGACCACGATTACATTAAGGTGGAACATGGTGAGATGCACTGTTTCACTGGGGCAGAAATCAAGACGACAGGAAGTGAGGCTCTGCTGGGAGAGGTGCTGCTTAAGACGGAAAGCGAGCATGTGGTGAAAGTAGAGTCTGACCATGGTGGGGAGTTGACAGTAGAGTCTGAGAATGGTGTAATTATACATGAAGCCCACGGTCTGCAATGCAACGAATGTGGAGAGATTTTTGGCAGCATAGCTGATCTTCACCAACACTTTGAGATCCATAAAGACCTAAACCCTTACATCTGTGTCCACTGTGGTGAGAGCTTTGCTGTGGAGGCCAGCCTCAAGCAGCACATGAAGATTCACATGAAAGAAAAGCCCTATGTTCCCCCTGGAGTTGAGATAATGGGGAAAGATGTTATTGATGCCTACAGCCTGAAGTCTCATCAAATGATTCATTTGCCAGACAAACCCCACCGATGCTCAGAGTGCGGTAAGAGCTTTGCTGCAGCCATCACACTGAGAGAACACATGAAGATGCATTCAGAGGACAAACCCTACAAGTGCACCCAGTGTAGGAAGAGCTTTGTCCGCAGGAGGCATCTGAAAAAGCACCAGGAGGTCCATGCGCGTGAGAAGCCATATACCTGCGGCCAGTGTGGCAAGGGCTTCGCTACAACTTCGAATCTGAAGCAGCATCAGAAGACGCACGCTGCAGTCGTGCTCGGAGACAAACCCCACAGGTGCGCACAATGTGGAAAGTGTTTTGCGGCTGCTGCCACTCTGAGAGAGCACCAGAGGATCCACTCAGGTGAGAAGCCATACAAATGCAACATGTGTAGGAAGAGTTTTGTCCGCAAACGCCATCTGAAGAAGCACCAGCAAGTCCATGCCGGAGGGAAGCCCTATACCTGCAGACATTGCAACAAGGGCTTCAAtcactcttcttctctctctcgccaCCACAAAACCCACCTGCAGAATCCAGTGTTTTCTCCACCCCAGCCTGGGAAAACCATGTCCTACGGCACCCCCCCGAAGCAGAGGGTGCACCAGCAGGGAGACAAGCCCTACATGTGCCACCATTGTGATAAGGGTTTCAATCATTCCTCTTCCCTGTCCCGGCACCAAAGAGTCCACTCGGAGGGAAAGAGTTATACCTGCACCCACTGTGGCAAAAGATTCAATCACTCCTCCTCCCTTGCTAGACATCAGAGAGTTCACTTGGAGaacaaacagcaacagcagcagccgcAACCACCGCAGCCGCAACCACAGCAGTACAGCACCATTCCCACAGGGAAGGGATTCCCTAACAACGCCTTTCCAAAACAGCGCATCCTGTCAGTTGAAAAACCTTACAGGTGCTCCCAGTGTGGAAAAGGCTTTAACCATTCATCTTCCCTCTCCAGACACCATAGGATTCATGTAGATCAGTGA